Proteins co-encoded in one Aspergillus luchuensis IFO 4308 DNA, chromosome 6, nearly complete sequence genomic window:
- the MYO1 gene encoding class I myosin myoA (BUSCO:EOG092608L0;~COG:Z;~EggNog:ENOG410PGUQ;~InterPro:IPR010926,IPR036961,IPR001609,IPR027417, IPR035535,IPR036028,IPR036072,IPR001452;~PFAM:PF00018,PF06017,PF07653,PF00063;~go_component: GO:0016459 - myosin complex [Evidence IEA];~go_function: GO:0003774 - motor activity [Evidence IEA];~go_function: GO:0005515 - protein binding [Evidence IEA];~go_function: GO:0005524 - ATP binding [Evidence IEA]), translated as MGHSRRPAGGEKKSRGFGRSKAAADVGDGRQAGKPQVKKAVFESTKKKEIGVSDLTLLSKISNEAINENLKLRFEHDEIYTYIGHVLVSVNPFRDLGIYTDRVLESYRGKNRLEVPPHVFAVAESAYYNMKSYKDNQCVIISGESGAGKTEAAKRIMQYIASVSGGSDSSIQQTKDMVLATNPLLESFGNAKTLRNNNSSRFGKYLELEFNTNGEPVGANITNYLLEKSRVVGQITNERNFHIFYQFTKAAPQKYRDMFGIQQPQSYLYTSRSKCYDVPGVDDAAEFRDTINAMGVIGMAEAEQDEVFRMLAAILWIGNIQFAEDDSGNAAITDQSVVDFVAYLLEVDAAQVNKALTIRLMETARGGRRGSVYEVPLNTVQALAVRDALSKAIYFNLFDWIVGRVNSSLTARGSVANSIGILDIYGFEIFEKNSFEQLCINYVNEKLQQIFIQLTLKAEQDEYAREQIQWTPIKYFDNKVVCSLIEDKRPPGVFAALNDACATAHADSGAADNTFVGRLNFLGQNPNFESRQGQFIVKHYAGDVSYAVEGMTDKNKDQLLKDLLNLAGSSSNQFVHTLFPNQVNQDDKRRPPTASDKIKASANDLVATLMKAQPSYIRTIKPNDNKAPREYNQGNVLHQIKYLGLQENVRIRRAGFAYRQTFDKFVERFYLLSPKTSYAGDYTWTGDEESGARQILKDTSIPAEEYQMGITKVFVKTPETLFALETMRDRYWHNMAIRIQRAWRNYLRYRIECAIRIQRFWRRMTGGLEFIKLRDQGHQVLQGKKERRRMSLLGSRRFLGDYVGVGNKGGPGEMIRNGAGINGSENILFSCRGEVLISKFGRSSKPAPRIFVLTNRHVYIVAQTLVNNQLQIASERTIPIGAIKSVSTSNLKDDWFSLVVGGQEPDPLMNCVFKTEFFTHLTNALRGQLNLKIADHIEYNKKPGKLATVKVVKDPGASNVDSYKSSTIHTSAGEPPSSVSKPTPRPKQVAARPVTKGKLLRPGGPGGGPSKLASRPVPARQPLPQSTPQPAAVQPPPAPRPAVSPAAQPRPVPQPVAAVAAAQHTRNASTSSARAPPPPPPATPPAQKKPMAKVLYDFNSDQTNELSIRAGELVQIVSKEGNGWWLCMNTATSVQGWTPEAYLEEQVAASPKPAPPPPPPAAPRASPVPATNGAAAAVAAKAKAKPAPPAPPAKRPNMAGRKVAPAPPAAPRDSAVSMNSHDSSGGSGRGTPNSASNASLAGGLAEALKARQHAMQGHHDEDDEW; from the exons ATG GGTCATTCACGACGTCCGGCTggcggggagaagaagagtcGCGGCTTCGGTCGCTCCAAGGCCGCCGCCGATGTGGGCGACGGGCGACAGGCGGGCAAGCCTCAGGTCAAGAAGGCCGTCTTCGAAAgtacaaagaagaaggagattggTGTCTCAGATCTTACCCTCCTTAGCAAAATCTCCAACGAGGCCATCAATGAGAACCTCAAACTCCGCTTCGAACATGACGAGATCTAC ACATACATTGGACATGTGTTGGTGTCTGTTAACCCGTTCCGCGACT TGGGCATCTATACCGATCGTGTCCTCGAGTCCTACCGGGGGAAGAACCGACTCGAAGTCCCGCCCCACGTTTTCGCGGTCGCAGAATCCGCCTACTACAACATGAAGTCATACAAGGATAACCAGTGCGTGATCATTTCAGGAGAGTCGGGTGCGGGTAAGACGGAGGCGGCCAAGCGGATCATGCAGTACATCGCCAGTGTATCCGGCGGCAGCGACTCGTCCATCCAACAGACCAAGGACATGGTTTTGGCCACCAACCCGTTGCTCGAATCGTTTGGTAACGCAAAGACCCtgcgcaacaacaactcctCCCGTTTCGGAAAATACCTGGAACTGGAATTCAACACCAATGGCGAGCCGGTGGGTGCCAACATTACAAACTACCTGTTAGAGAAGTCAAGAGTGGTGGGCCAGATCACGAATGAGCGAAACTTCCACATTTTCTACCAATTTACCAAGGCTGCACCGCAGAAGTACAGAG ACATGTTCGGCATACAACAACCTCAGTCCTATCTCTACACCAGCCGATCAAAGTGCTACGATGTCCCCGGCGTCGATGATGCGGCCGAATTTAGAGACACCATCAATGCAATGGGTGTCATCGGAATGGCAGAAGCTGAACAGGATGAGGTGTTCCGCATGCTGGCCGCGATCCTGTGGATCGGAAACATCCAGTTTGCCGAAGACGATTCCGGGAACGCTGCCATCACCGACCAGTCGGTGGTCGACTTTGTCGCATACTTGCTGGAGGTCGATGCCGCGCAGGTGAACAAGGCGCTGACCATCCGGTTGATGGAGACGGCCCGCGGAGGCCGCAGGGGATCGGTCTATGAGGTTCCGTTGAACACGGTGCAGGCGCTGGCTGTTCGTGATGCGTTGTCCAAGGCGATCTACTTCAATCTCTTTGACTGGATTGTTGGGCGGGTCAACTCTTCGTTGACCGCCAGAGGGTCGGTGGCGAACTCCATCGGTATCTTGGATATCTACGGGTTTGAGATTTTCGAGAAGAACTCGTTTGAGCAACTGTGTATTAACTACGTCAATGAGAAGTTGCAGCAGATCTTCATCCAGTTGACCTTGAAGGCGGAGCAGGATGAGTATGCGCGGGAACAGATCCAGTGGACCCCGATCAAATACTTTGATAACAAGGTGGTCTGCTCGTTGATTGAGGACAAGCGTCCCCCTGGTGTCTTTGCAGCGCTGAACGATGCCTGCGCGACAGCGCATGCCGACTCCGGCGCGGCGGACAACACATTCGTCGGCCGTCTCAACTTCCTGGGCCAGAACCCCAACTTTGAGAGCCGCCAGGGCCAGTTTATCGTCAAGCATTACGCCGGTGACGTCAGCTATGCAGTCGAGGGCATGAccgacaagaacaaggaccAGCTGCTGAAGGATCTGTTGAACCTCGCCGGTTCTAGCAGCAACCAATTCGTCCACACCCTCTTCCCCAACCAAGTCAACCAGGATGATAAGAGACGTCCGCCCACCGCCAGCGACAAGATCAAGGCATCTGCCAACGACCTTGTGGCGACCTTGATGAAGGCACAGCCGTCTTACATTCGGACCATCAAGCCCAACGATAACAAAGCGCCCCGGGAGTACAACCAAGGCAACGTGCTGCACCAGATCAAGTATCTGGGTCTGCAGGAGAACGTACGTATTCGTCGCGCTGGTTTCGCCTACCGTCAAACGTTTGATAAGTTTGTGGAACGCTTCTACCTGCTGTCGCCCAAGACATCCTACGCCGGCGACTACACGTGGACGGGCGATGAGGAGTCTGGTGCCCGCCAAATCCTCAAAGACACCAGTATCCCCGCAGAAGAGTACCAGATGGGTATCACCAAGGTCTTTGTCAAGACCCCGGAGACGCTATTCGCCTTGGAGACGATGCGCGACCGGTACTGGCACAACATGGCCATTCGCATTCAGCGTGCTTGGCGCAACTACCTGCGCTACCGCATTGAATGCGCCATCCGCATCCAGCGGTTCTGGCGTCGCATGACAGGCGGTCTGGAGTTCATCAAACTGCGGGACCAAGGACATCAGGTCCTTCAGGGCAAGAAGGAGCGGCGCAGGATGAGTTTGCTCGGGTCGCGGCGCTTCCTCGGAGATTATGTGGGCGTTGGCAATAAGGGTGGACCGGGCGAGATGATCCGGAACGGTGCAGGCATTAACG GATCGGAAAatattctcttttcttgccgTGGCGAAGTATTGATTTCTAAGTTTGGCCGGTCCAGCAAGCCGGCGCCGCGCATCTTTGTTTTG ACCAACCGACACGTCTACATCGTGGCACAAACGCTGGTCAACAACCAGCTTCAGATTGCATCAGAGAGGACGATACCTATCGGAGCGATCAAGTCCGTCAGCACATCGAACCTGAAGGATGACTGGTTCTCGCTCGTGGTGGGCGGACAGGAGCCGGACCCGCTGATGAACTGTGTCTTTAAGACGGAGTTCTTCACCCACCTCACCAATGCACTTCGCGGACAGCTGAACCTGAAGATTGCAGACCA CATCGAGTACAACAAGAAGCCGGGCAAGCTAGCCACCGTCAAGGTGGTCAAGGACCCTGGGGCCTCGAACGTCGACAGCTACAAGAGCAGCACCATCCATACGAGTGCGGGTGAACCCCCTAGCTCTGTTTCCAAACCCACGCCACGCCCGAAGCAGGTTGCTGCGCGACCCGTGACGAAGGGCAAGTTGCTCCGGCCTGGCGGTCCTGGCGGCGGGCCATCGAAGTTGGCATCCAGACCTGTACCGGCGCGCCAGCCTTTGCCTCAGTCCACACCGCAGCCGGCTGCCGTGCAACCACCCCCCGCCCCCAGGCCAGCTGTGTCGCCCGCAGCGCAGCCCAGACCGGTCCCTCAACCTGTTGCCGCGGTTGCCGCAGCGCAGCACACACGAAATGCATCCACCAGCTCCGCAAGGGCGCCgcccccacctcccccggCGACGCCGCCAGCCCAGAAGAAGCCAATGGCGAAGGTGTTGTACGACTTTAACAGCGACCAGACCAACGAACTGTCGATCCGAGCGGGCGAACTTGTGCAGATTGTGTccaaggaaggaaatg gatggtggttgtgtaTGAACACAGCGACATCGGTTCAGGGCTGGACGCCCGAGGCCTACCTTGAGGAGCAAGTAGCAGCGTCACCTAAGCCTGCACCGCCCCCGCCGCCACCGGCTGCACCCCGCGCCAGCCCCGTGCCGGCGACTAAtggtgccgccgccgctgtgGCCGCCAAAGCCAAGGCCAAGCCGGCACCACCGGCCCCGCCAGCGAAGCGGCCCAACATGGCTGGGCGGAAGGTGGCGCCCGcacccccagcagcaccgcGCGATAGTGCCGTGAGCATGAACTCGCACGACTCGTCTGGCGGCAGCGGACGGGGGACGCCCAACAGCGCGTCGAACGCGAGTCTGGCGGGAGGATTGGCGGAGGCACTTAAGGCGCGACAGCACGCGATGCAGGGACatcatgatgaagacgatgagtgGTAG
- a CDS encoding uncharacterized protein (COG:S;~EggNog:ENOG410PRYB), whose product MSFSNLISSALEQATSGSHSSSSGGYSGGGGYGGGGGSYDPEFSSAQHHAQSHESSSDSSLFSSALGFLSDRKSQYSEQPDIDEEHLVQSHQRLYNGGGEQQQQHDSSSLGAGAAMQALKMFTSGGGGGSSGGDKNEFIGMAMAQASKLWEEKAGSGNVSGDKQSAVNSAAEMAFKMYMKSQGSGSSGTGGPGALMSLASKFL is encoded by the exons atgtccttctccaacctcatctcctccgccctcGAACAAGCCACCTCCGGCTCccactcttcctcctccggagGATactccggtggtggtggctacggtggtggtggcggcagCTACGACCCCGAATTCTCCTCCGCCCAACACCACGCACAATCGCACGAATCCTCCTCCGACagttctctcttctcctccgccctgGGCTTCCTCTCCGACCGCAAGAGCCAGTACTCCGAGCAACCGGACATCGACGAGGAGCACCTCGTGCAGTCGCACCAGCGGCTGTATAACGGTGGCggagagcagcaacagcaacatgaTAGCAGCAGCTTGGGTGCCGGTGCTGCGATGCAGGCGCTGAAGATGTTTACctctggtggtgggggtggtagCAGTGGTGGGGATAAGAATGAGTTTATTGGCATGGCGATGGCGCAGGCGAGTAAGCtttgggaggagaaggctgggTCTGGGAATGTC TCTGGTGATAAGCAGTCGGCTGTTAACTCGGCGGCTGAGATGGCGTTTAAGATGTATATGAAGAGTCAGGGCAGTGGGTCGAGTGGTACGGGTGGTCCAGGGGCGTTGATGAGTTTGGCGAGTAAGTTCTTgtaa
- a CDS encoding OPA3 family protein (COG:S;~EggNog:ENOG410PQ6U;~InterPro:IPR010754;~PFAM:PF07047;~TransMembrane:1 (o129-148i)) — MSLTLKLSSLVIRTLSKPIANQIKAQAREHERFRRICVSMAQGLHRIDMRLRLGNIRDNAASQKRAAAERELRKHKPTSPTVKTEVEAKAEEEAIAKAKAAAEEAAKPAPKPHIRPLSESKAIESGATFISETFLFIVAGGLIVFESWRSRRKETTRREDVETRLAELEQSEKAARLALLALEKELLQQKAKHGELPKSSSRILPREVWDVNQEDEVKPAEEPGLLSWITSYLPWGESPEQRAESVIKESKSAAKPSVDAPTSPASKPAEPESKAPEPKKA, encoded by the exons aTGTCTCTCACCCTCAAGCTCTCCTCCCTTGTTATCCGCACCTTGTCAAAGCCGATCGCC AACCAAATCAAGGCCCAGGCTCGCGAACATGAACGCTTCCGGCGCATCTGCGTCTCTATGGCGCAAGGTCTCCACCGCATCGACATGCGTCTCCGGCTAGGCAACATTCGCGACAACGCCGCATCGCAAAAACGAGCAGCTGCTGAAAGGGAGCTCCGAAAGCACAAGCCCACGTCCCCAACGGTCAAGACGGAAGTAGAGGCGAaagcggaagaggaagccattGCGAAAGCCAAAGCGGCGGCAGAGGAGGCAGCGAAGCCGGCACCGAAACCTCACATTCGACCATTGTCCGAGTCCAAGGCCATCGAGTCCGGCGCCACATTTATCAGCGAAACATTCTTGTTTATTGTTGCGGGAGGATTGATTGTCTTTGAGTCGTGGAGGTCTCGGAGAAAGGAAACAACCCGCAGGGAGGACGTTGAGACTCGATTGGCCGAGCTGGAGCAGTCTGAGAAGGCCGCCCGGCTAGCACTGTTggccttggagaaggagctgCTTCAACAGAAGGCCAAGCACGGGGAACTACCCAAGTCCTCCTCGAGGATCCTACCACGCGAGGTGTGGGACGTGAACcaagaggatgaggtgaagcCAGCCGAGGAGCCGGGCTTGCTGTCGTGGATTACGTCGTATCTGCCTTGGGGGGAGAGTCCGGAACAACGGGCAGAGTCTGTGATCAAGGAGAGCAAGAGTGCAGCGAAGCCATCCGTTGATGCACCAACCTCACCGGCATCGAAACCAGCCGAACCGGAATCGAAAGCGCCAGAGCCGAAAAAGGCTTGA